Sequence from the Streptomyces peucetius genome:
GCCGCCGCCGCCCCCGCCGCCCCCGTCGCCGCCGCCCCCCGGCGTACCGCCGAGCGCGGCCAGCACCGAGTGGTAGGCCGGCTTCTTGGTGTAGTTGCCGTCGAACAGCAGCGGAGTGCCGCTGCTGCGCCACGAGTACTTGTCGGTGACGCCCCAGACGGTGATCCCGGTGCAGCGGGAGACGGCCAGGCAGGCGTTCACGACGCGGCTGTAACTGTCGGCCTGCGACGAGCCGGAACCCTCGATGTCCAGTTCGGTGATCTGCACGTCGACACCGAGATCGGCGAAGCGCTGGAGGTTGGCCCGGTAGTCGCCCGGCACGGGCGAGGCGCTGTTGAAGTGGGACTGGAAGCCGACACAGTCGATCGGGACGCCTCGCTGCTTGAAGTCCCTGACCATGGCGTAGACGGCATTGCTCTTCGCGTTCACACCGTCGGTGTTGTAGTCGTTGTAGCAGAGCTTCGCCGAGGGGTCGGCGGCACGGGCGGTGCGGAACGCCTCCTCGATGAACCCGTTGCCCAGCTTGTCCTGGAAGGGCGAACTGCGCCGGGCTCCGCTGCCGCCGTCCTGGAAGGCCTCGTTCACCACGTCCCAGGAGTGAATCTTGCCGCGGTAGTGCTGCATCACCTGGGTGATGTGGTTGTTCATCGCGGAGCGCAACTCGGTCGCGTTCAGGTTGCCGACCCAGCCGGGGAGTTGGGAGTGCCAGACCAGGGTGTGGCCGCGGACATCCATGCCCCTGCTCTGTGCGTGGGACACGATCTGGTCGGCGGGACCGTAACTGAACGAGTTGCGGGACCTCTCCAGGGCGTCCCATTTCATCTCGTTCTCCGGTGTCACCGAGTTGAACTCCGTGTTCAGGGTGGAGACGTAGCCGGACTCTCCCAGGTGGTTCGCGGCGACGGCCGTACCGAAGTAGCGGCCCTTTTCCGCTGCGGAGGCGCCGAGGGTGGTTGCGGCGTGGGCGGTGCCCTGAAGGGCGACCGTCCCGGCGGCGGCCATTGCCGCCGCGGCGGTGACGACGAGTGCCGTGCGGGCACGTCGACGTAACGAACTGCCGATCATTGCGACCTCTTCTTCCGGTGCCGGGCGGCGGGCAGAGCCGTGCCCGGGTGCGGTCGGTGGACCTTGCGTGGTGCCGTTGCTTCCGCCGTTGGGGCGCCGGAGGCGCTGGGGCGGAGAGGTGCGATCGGTGGAGAGTATGCGAGCGCCTCGGAGGCGCCGTCAACGGAAAATTTCTCGAAACTTATCGAAAATATATTCTGGGCGGGGTGGGAAGGTCGGTCGGACTGAACTGCAGGAAAGGTTCCTACCCGCAGGAATGGGTGAGTTAGAAGTCGGCGCAAAAATGGTCCACGCTTGTCTGCCTGATTCGAAAGTTTCGGGCGGTGGGGAATAGGAGGCTGCACGAGACGTCTCGTCTCGTTTACTCTCCTCGCATGACTGAACCGCAGCGTGCCCACATCGCCATGTTCTCCATCGCGGCCCCCGGGCATGTGAACCCGAGCCTGGAAGTGATCCGCGAGCTCGTCGCCCGCGGACACCGCGTCAGCTACGCGATCCCCGCGTCCTTCGCCGACCGGATCGCCGAGACGGGCGCGGAGCCGGTCATCTACAAGTCGACACTCCCCACCGAGGACGAGCCGGACGCCTGGGGCACGGAACTGATCGACAACATCGAACCGTTCCTGAACGACGCCATGCAGGTCCTGCCGCAGCTCGCCGAGGCGTTCGAAGGAGACGAGCCGGACCTCGTCATCCACGACATCACCTCGTACCCGGCTATGGTCCTCGCCCATCGCTGGGGCGTCCCCGCCGTCTCCCTCTCACCCAATCTCGTCGCCTGGGAGGGCTACGAGAAGGAAATCGGCGAGCCGATGACGGCCGAGCTCAAGGCGTCGGAGCGCGGCAGGGCGTACTGCGCACGCTTCGTCAACTGGCTGGCGGAGAACGGGATCACCACGCACCCCGACCGGTTCGTCGGGCGGCCCCGCCGCAGCATCGTCCTCATCCCCCGGGCACTGCAGCCCAACGCCGACCGGGTGGACGAATCGGTGTACTCGTTCGTCGGCGCGTGCCAGGGCGACCGGGCCAGCCAGGGGGAGTGGCAGCGGCCGGCGGGTGCCGAGAAGGTGCTCCTCGTGTCCCTCGGTTCCACCTTCACCAAGCAGCCCGGCTTCTACCGCGAGTGCGTGAAAGCCTTCGGTGACCTGCCCGGCTGGCACATGGTGCTCCAGATCGGGCGGTACGTGGACGAGTCCGAACTGGGACCGCTGCCCGGCAACGTCGAAGTGCATTCCTGGGTACCGCAGTCGGCGATCCTCGAGCAGGCCGACGCGTTCATCACCCACGCCGGCGCGGGCGGCAGCCAGGAGGGCCTGGCCACCGCCACGCCCATGGTCGCCGTACCGCAGGCGGTCGACCAGTTCGGCAACGCGAACATGCTCGTGGGGCTGGGGGTCGCGCGACGCGTCGACACCGACGCGCCGGCGGAGGTGCTGCGCGAGGCGGTGCTGTCCGTCGCCTCCGACCCGGAGGTCGCGGAACGCCTGGCGTCCATCCGGGCGGGGATGGGCCGCGAGGGTGGCACGCGGCGGGCGGCGGACCTGATCGAGGCGGAGCTGGGCGGGGTGCGGTAGGGAGCGGGCGGGGGCCTGTTCCCCACCCCGCCCCTTCCCGAAACCGGGCTCCGCCCGGACCCGGTACCGCGCTTCGCGCGGCGCCTCAATCGCCAGGGGTCCGGGGGCGGAGCCCCCGGTTCGGGAAGGGGCGGGGTGGGGTGGGGGAACGGCTCGCCGCAGGCGCCACGCACCCGCAGCCCGCACCCGCTCCGCCCCCACCGCGCCGCCCCCTCCCGTCGCGAAATCCGTGCGGACGTGTGTGAGTTGCGTGTATGAATGCGCATAAACGTGGTCCGCGCGTGGGGCCGGTGTGCCGGGATTCTGTGCACGGCATTTCCGGCTGCTCCGAAGTTACGGGCGTATTCAGGCCGTCTCGTTCTGCCGCACGGTGACTCCGGTGGTGGTACCGCCGTCTCCTTTACGGCGCGCATTCCCGGCAACAGGGCTCGAAGCCCCTTAACACCAAAGGCTGTTGGCCTTCCCGTCCGACTTGGCAGTGCGGTGGCCGATTTCTTATTGCGAAACCTTGTTGACCATGTCACAGCTGCTTGAAGGCCTTGATCTGAGCCCGTCAATCGGTCAGGGTTTCGAACCAGCCCCGGGAGATCTTCCGTCCACGGGGCGATCCCCCCACAAAAAGATGACGAGGAGACCCCTCTTCATGGCAACTCACAAGCGCGCGAGCAGGATCAAGCTCACCGCCGCCATAACCGCCGTGGCCGCCGCAGCAGGCGTCACGCTGCTCAACACGTCCTTCGCCGGAGCGGCAGCTCCCGCCGAGGGCAAGATCTACGGTGCGAACGCCGAAGGCGCCGTCGCCGGCAGCTACATCGTCATGCTGGACGAGAAGGCCGACAAGAAGGGTCTGGCCAAGGAATACGGCGGCACGCTGCAGCGCAACTACAGCTCCGCCATCAACGGTTTCTCCGCCAGCGGTCTCTCCGAGACCGAGGCCAAGCGCCTCGCCGCCGACCCGGCCGTCGCCAAGGTCGTGCAGAACAAGAAGTTCACCATCGACGCCACCCAGGACAACCCGCCGTCCTGGGGGCTCGACCGGGTCGACCAGACCGACACGGCCGGGGACAGCAAGTACACCTACCCGGACAGCGCCGGTGAAGGCGTGACCGCGTACGTCATCGACACCGGAGTCCGCATCTCCCACCAGGACTTCGAGGGCCGTGCCACCCACGGCTTCGACGCCGTGGACAACGACGACTCCGCCGACGACGGCAACGGCCACGGCACCCATGTCGCCGGCACCATCGCCGGTGCGGCGCACGGAGTCGCCAAGAAGGCGAAGATCGTCGCCGTCCGCGTGCTCGACGACAACGGTTCCGGCACCACCGAGCAGGTCGTCGCCGGCATCGACTGGGTCACCCAGAACCACGAGGGCCCCTCCGTCGCCA
This genomic interval carries:
- a CDS encoding endo-1,4-beta-xylanase; this translates as MIGSSLRRRARTALVVTAAAAMAAAGTVALQGTAHAATTLGASAAEKGRYFGTAVAANHLGESGYVSTLNTEFNSVTPENEMKWDALERSRNSFSYGPADQIVSHAQSRGMDVRGHTLVWHSQLPGWVGNLNATELRSAMNNHITQVMQHYRGKIHSWDVVNEAFQDGGSGARRSSPFQDKLGNGFIEEAFRTARAADPSAKLCYNDYNTDGVNAKSNAVYAMVRDFKQRGVPIDCVGFQSHFNSASPVPGDYRANLQRFADLGVDVQITELDIEGSGSSQADSYSRVVNACLAVSRCTGITVWGVTDKYSWRSSGTPLLFDGNYTKKPAYHSVLAALGGTPGGGGDGGGGGGGGGATCTVSYAETNRWGDRFNGQVTVRAGSAPISGWSVNVTVSSPQKISATWNGSPTWDSSGNVMTMRPNGNGALAAGSSTSFGFTVMANGNWNAPSVGACTAS
- a CDS encoding S8 family peptidase, with the protein product MATHKRASRIKLTAAITAVAAAAGVTLLNTSFAGAAAPAEGKIYGANAEGAVAGSYIVMLDEKADKKGLAKEYGGTLQRNYSSAINGFSASGLSETEAKRLAADPAVAKVVQNKKFTIDATQDNPPSWGLDRVDQTDTAGDSKYTYPDSAGEGVTAYVIDTGVRISHQDFEGRATHGFDAVDNDDSADDGNGHGTHVAGTIAGAAHGVAKKAKIVAVRVLDDNGSGTTEQVVAGIDWVTQNHEGPSVANMSLGGSADEALDEAVRKAIASGVTFGVAAGNESSDAGQGSPSRVQEALTVASSTKDDTQSDFSNFGEVVDIYAPGSDITSAWNDSDEGTKTISGTSMATPHVVGAAAVYLAGHQDATPEQVATALTDGATADKITNPSAGTPNKLLKVVE
- the mgt gene encoding macrolide-inactivating glycosyltransferase, yielding MTEPQRAHIAMFSIAAPGHVNPSLEVIRELVARGHRVSYAIPASFADRIAETGAEPVIYKSTLPTEDEPDAWGTELIDNIEPFLNDAMQVLPQLAEAFEGDEPDLVIHDITSYPAMVLAHRWGVPAVSLSPNLVAWEGYEKEIGEPMTAELKASERGRAYCARFVNWLAENGITTHPDRFVGRPRRSIVLIPRALQPNADRVDESVYSFVGACQGDRASQGEWQRPAGAEKVLLVSLGSTFTKQPGFYRECVKAFGDLPGWHMVLQIGRYVDESELGPLPGNVEVHSWVPQSAILEQADAFITHAGAGGSQEGLATATPMVAVPQAVDQFGNANMLVGLGVARRVDTDAPAEVLREAVLSVASDPEVAERLASIRAGMGREGGTRRAADLIEAELGGVR